In one Dermatophilaceae bacterium Sec6.4 genomic region, the following are encoded:
- a CDS encoding acetyl-CoA C-acetyltransferase, whose protein sequence is MAEVPQAIVYDAIRTPRGRGKKTGSLYEVKPIDLVVGLIDELRKRNPELDVDRIDDLVLGVVSPVGDQGSDIAKTAALAAGLPDTVAGVQLNRFCASGLEAVNQAAGRVRSGFEDLILAGGVESMSRVPMASDGGAWAMDPATALTTDFVPQGIGADLIATIEGFSRTDVDAYATESHARAAHAEQSGYFKGSVIPVADRNGLTVLDHDETIRPGTSVESLAGLKPSFKDIGDLGGFDSVALEKYHWVDEINHVHHAGNSSGIVDGAALTLIGTDAIGRELGLRPRARVLAVAVSGADPTIMLTGPTPAALKALARAGLSASDIDLFEINEAFAAVPMRFMRDLKVSHDRVNVNGGAIAMGHPLGATGAMILGTLIDELERRDLHLGLASLCVGGGMGIATIIERI, encoded by the coding sequence ATGGCAGAAGTCCCCCAGGCAATCGTCTACGACGCCATCCGGACGCCGCGCGGACGCGGTAAGAAGACCGGTTCGCTGTACGAGGTCAAGCCGATCGACCTCGTCGTCGGGCTCATCGACGAGCTGCGTAAGCGCAACCCTGAACTGGATGTGGACCGCATCGACGACCTGGTCCTCGGCGTCGTGAGCCCGGTCGGCGACCAGGGCTCGGATATCGCGAAGACAGCCGCGCTGGCGGCCGGTCTGCCCGACACCGTCGCCGGGGTACAGCTCAACAGGTTCTGCGCATCCGGGCTGGAGGCCGTCAACCAGGCGGCCGGCCGGGTCCGCTCCGGCTTCGAAGACCTCATCCTTGCTGGTGGCGTCGAGTCGATGTCACGCGTGCCGATGGCCTCGGACGGCGGCGCGTGGGCCATGGATCCCGCCACCGCACTCACCACCGACTTCGTCCCGCAGGGCATCGGCGCCGACCTCATCGCCACCATCGAGGGCTTCTCCCGCACCGACGTCGATGCGTACGCCACTGAGTCGCACGCCCGCGCGGCCCACGCCGAGCAGTCCGGATATTTCAAGGGCTCGGTCATCCCCGTCGCCGACCGCAACGGCCTGACAGTCCTGGACCACGACGAGACCATCCGTCCCGGTACCTCCGTGGAGTCTCTTGCCGGTCTGAAGCCATCCTTCAAGGACATCGGTGACCTCGGTGGCTTCGACTCGGTCGCCCTCGAGAAGTACCACTGGGTCGACGAGATCAACCACGTGCACCACGCGGGCAACTCCTCCGGCATCGTCGACGGCGCCGCACTGACGCTGATCGGTACCGACGCGATAGGCCGCGAGTTGGGTCTCCGACCGCGCGCCCGGGTGCTCGCCGTCGCCGTCAGCGGCGCCGACCCGACCATCATGCTCACCGGCCCCACGCCGGCAGCGCTCAAAGCGCTCGCCAGAGCCGGCCTGAGCGCCTCCGACATCGACCTGTTCGAGATCAACGAAGCCTTCGCCGCAGTGCCGATGCGCTTCATGCGCGACCTCAAGGTGAGTCACGACCGGGTCAACGTCAACGGTGGTGCCATCGCCATGGGGCACCCGCTGGGCGCGACCGGCGCGATGATCCTCGGAACACTGATCGACGAGCTCGAACGCCGCGACCTGCACCTGGGCCTGGCATCGCTGTGCGTCGGCGGCGGCATGGGAATTGCCACCATCATCGAACGCATCTGA
- a CDS encoding MerR family transcriptional regulator, with the protein MSDLPALELTLDELVTRSGFAARTIRFYTGRGMLPQPQRRGRSALYTGDHLARLELMRELQAHGFTLAAIESYVSRLPPDATPETIALHRTLLAPWMADLPETLTLGELQGRTGRALSAEDLSMLQTMGIVVPEGRTRYRVAVAHLSIGVSMLDLGMPLSAALAAQQIFTAHGRAIAQELSDVLRDQVWPAYKEAGIPPDELRQIVERFKPLTVAALVTSYESAVNETKREVAARRTDGDRPSPL; encoded by the coding sequence ATGTCCGACCTACCCGCATTGGAGCTGACGCTCGATGAACTCGTCACGCGGTCGGGTTTTGCGGCCCGGACCATTCGCTTCTACACCGGCCGCGGAATGCTGCCGCAGCCGCAGCGACGTGGTCGGTCGGCGCTCTACACGGGTGATCATCTGGCGCGGCTGGAGTTGATGCGTGAGCTGCAGGCGCATGGGTTCACCCTCGCGGCGATCGAGAGCTACGTGAGCCGATTGCCGCCGGATGCCACCCCCGAGACGATCGCGCTGCACCGCACGCTACTAGCGCCATGGATGGCGGACCTGCCGGAGACGTTGACGCTCGGGGAGTTGCAGGGCAGGACGGGACGGGCGCTGAGCGCTGAGGATCTGTCGATGCTGCAGACCATGGGGATCGTGGTGCCCGAGGGCAGGACGCGGTACCGGGTCGCTGTCGCCCACCTTTCGATAGGCGTGTCGATGCTCGATCTAGGGATGCCGTTGTCGGCGGCGCTGGCGGCGCAGCAGATCTTCACAGCCCACGGCCGGGCCATTGCGCAGGAGTTGAGCGACGTGCTGCGCGACCAGGTGTGGCCGGCCTACAAAGAAGCGGGTATCCCGCCCGATGAGTTACGGCAGATCGTCGAGCGGTTCAAGCCACTCACGGTCGCCGCGCTGGTGACCTCGTATGAGTCGGCAGTCAACGAAACCAAGCGCGAGGTAGCGGCCCGCCGTACTGACGGCGATCGGCCCTCTCCTCTGTGA
- a CDS encoding aldo/keto reductase: MTKPQASQSGTFQLGGDLPVVRLGYGTMQLPGKGVWGPPKDRDQAIAVLRRAVELGITLFDTADSYGPYVAEDLLREALHPYADDVVVATKAGLTRQGPGVWTPLGQPAYLRQEVEMSLRRLGLERIDLFQLHRIDPAYPVADQVGELRQLQDEGKIRHIGLSEIGVADLKEAQKTATIVSVQNLYNLANRDAEELLDHCTTEQIAFIPWFPLATGALSKEDGPLAAASKEHGATPSQLALAWLLKRSPVMLPIPGTSSVDHLDSNTAAAAIELTDDEFKALSDSA; the protein is encoded by the coding sequence GTGACCAAACCCCAGGCTTCCCAGTCCGGCACCTTCCAACTCGGTGGCGACCTGCCCGTCGTGCGCCTCGGCTACGGCACGATGCAACTGCCTGGGAAAGGTGTGTGGGGGCCGCCGAAGGACCGCGACCAGGCCATCGCCGTGTTGCGCCGCGCCGTCGAGCTCGGCATTACTTTGTTCGACACCGCCGACTCGTACGGCCCGTATGTGGCCGAAGACCTCCTTCGCGAGGCACTGCACCCGTACGCCGACGATGTCGTCGTTGCCACCAAGGCCGGTCTGACCCGTCAGGGCCCGGGCGTGTGGACTCCGCTCGGCCAGCCCGCGTACCTGCGCCAGGAGGTCGAGATGAGCCTTCGCCGACTCGGCCTGGAGCGCATCGACCTTTTCCAGTTGCACCGCATCGACCCGGCCTACCCCGTCGCGGACCAGGTCGGCGAGCTGAGGCAGTTGCAGGACGAGGGCAAAATTCGCCACATCGGTCTGTCTGAGATCGGCGTCGCTGACCTCAAGGAGGCCCAGAAGACTGCCACGATCGTCTCTGTCCAGAACCTCTACAACCTCGCCAACCGCGATGCCGAAGAATTGCTGGACCACTGCACCACAGAGCAGATCGCCTTCATCCCGTGGTTCCCGCTGGCCACCGGCGCGCTCTCCAAGGAAGACGGCCCGCTGGCCGCCGCATCCAAGGAGCACGGTGCCACCCCGTCGCAGCTGGCCCTCGCGTGGCTGTTGAAGCGCTCCCCCGTGATGCTGCCGATCCCCGGCACCTCCAGCGTCGATCACCTCGACAGCAACACCGCCGCCGCAGCGATCGAACTCACCGATGACGAGTTCAAGGCTCTCAGCGACTCCGCCTGA